In a genomic window of Melitaea cinxia chromosome 27, ilMelCinx1.1, whole genome shotgun sequence:
- the LOC123667258 gene encoding uncharacterized protein LOC123667258 — translation MSDYEEPSAKVSKVEEAPKDRDEEMDEGQEEWLSEGILTDDDYNPTAEDSHVNTSQDNTMTSVSETVNATHDATDNSTQETGNKSENTQRKLDNTDNADQTEFPGELGAFLIRKTDGRVIEKKAESDLDDSKHSGDDGHDTDELLRMLGGDESKEIEKVDQKGQESSDDDEYMFEGAKIARLKVAKNVMMKKYPRRAEPESDGDTDEKISPTEGAVQVQL, via the exons ATGTCTGACTATGAGGAACCATCGGCGAAAGTTTCTAAAGTTGAG GAGGCTCCAAAAGACCGCGATGAAGAAATGGACGAGGGACAAGAGGAATGGTTGAGCGAGGGTATACTCACTGATGACGACTATAATCCCACT GCAGAAGATTCACATGTGAACACGAGTCAAGACAACACAATGACAAGTGTATCGGAGACAGTTAACGCAACCCATGATGCTACTGACAATTCGACTCAAGAAACTGGCAACAAATCCGAGAATACTCAGAGAAAACTTGACAATACTGATAACGCTGATCAG ACAGAGTTCCCGGGGGAACTGGGAGCGTTCCTAATTAGGAAGACCGATGGGAGGGTGATCGAAAAGAAGGCGGAGAGTGACTTGGACGATTCCAAACACTCGGGTGATGATGGACACGACACAGATGAGTTACTG CGGATGCTGGGCGGTGATGAGAGTAAGGAGATTGAAAAGGTCGACCAGAAGGGCCAGGAGTCGAGTGACGATGACGAATATATGTTTGAA GGTGCGAAGATAGCGAGATTGAAAGTGGCAAAGAATGTCATGATGAAGAAGTATCCGAGGAGAGCTGAGCCGGAGAGTGATGGGGATACAGACGAG aAAATCAGTCCAACAGAAGGAGCGGTCCAAGTTCAGTTGTGA